A window of the Virgibacillus pantothenticus genome harbors these coding sequences:
- a CDS encoding carbohydrate ABC transporter permease: MRTNKITPYLFLLPGCIILGAFIFYPMLQAIWMSFTDYNMITEPEFVKLDNYKNLFNDELFWKTLMNTFLYLICVVPALVIIPIFLAVLVNQKLRGIAFFRSAYYIPVVTSLVVAGIAWDWVYKENGLLNYMLDILGIISEPIPWLTSTDTALFAVMVVTVWKGLGYYMIIYLAGLQSIPSNLYEAAQIDGANWWQQVTRITIPMLMPFVLIVSIMSSIAAMKVFEEIYVMTGGGPLHSSETLVFYIYTEAFDRLNMGYASAAGVILFLLTLVFSIINLKFMGKDNTK; the protein is encoded by the coding sequence ATGCGCACAAATAAAATAACACCGTACTTATTTCTATTACCTGGCTGTATTATTCTCGGAGCCTTTATTTTTTATCCAATGCTTCAGGCAATATGGATGAGTTTTACAGATTATAACATGATCACAGAACCTGAATTTGTAAAATTAGATAATTATAAGAATTTATTTAATGACGAGTTATTTTGGAAAACACTAATGAATACTTTTTTGTATTTAATATGCGTCGTTCCAGCATTAGTAATCATTCCAATTTTTCTTGCTGTATTAGTAAATCAAAAATTAAGAGGAATTGCATTTTTCAGATCCGCTTATTATATCCCAGTTGTAACTTCTTTAGTAGTGGCTGGGATTGCTTGGGATTGGGTGTATAAAGAAAATGGTTTGTTAAATTATATGTTGGATATTTTAGGGATTATTTCAGAACCAATACCTTGGCTCACTTCCACGGATACTGCATTATTTGCTGTGATGGTTGTTACTGTATGGAAGGGGCTAGGTTATTATATGATTATTTATTTAGCGGGCTTACAATCCATACCTTCTAATTTATATGAAGCAGCACAAATCGATGGTGCAAATTGGTGGCAGCAAGTAACTAGAATTACAATTCCTATGTTGATGCCGTTTGTATTAATTGTTTCCATTATGTCATCCATTGCAGCGATGAAAGTATTTGAAGAAATTTATGTGATGACGGGTGGCGGACCACTCCATAGTTCGGAAACATTAGTGTTTTATATATATACGGAAGCTTTTGATCGGTTAAATATGGGGTATGCAAGTGCAGCAGGAGTCATTTTATTTTTATTAACCTTGGTATTTTCTATTATTAACTTAAAATTTATGGGCAAAGATAATACCAAATAG
- the murQ gene encoding N-acetylmuramic acid 6-phosphate etherase: MNLDQMSVKEIMVRMNNEDKSVPVTVEKAFHQIEPVIQKVTDTIKNGGKIIYMGAGTSGRLGVLDASECPPTFGVSPDLFTALIAGGEKAIRQAIENVEDCVEAGENDAKQHLSEKDFLIAIAASGQTPYVIGGINQAKKQNIPTACIVCKENTKISQLVDYPIELIVGEEIIQGSTRLKAGTAQKLVLNMISTISMIKNGKVHDNYMVDVQATNQKLRNRAISITQEIADVDEEEARRALQNCDFNLKAAILTSMFQMKSDEACYILENNNNHLRQAIDTIKSERK, from the coding sequence ATGAATTTAGATCAAATGTCTGTTAAAGAAATTATGGTTCGCATGAATAATGAAGATAAGTCGGTTCCAGTAACTGTAGAAAAAGCGTTTCATCAAATTGAGCCAGTTATTCAAAAGGTAACTGACACAATTAAGAATGGTGGCAAGATTATTTATATGGGGGCAGGAACAAGCGGAAGGTTAGGTGTGTTAGATGCTTCAGAATGCCCACCTACTTTTGGGGTTAGTCCGGATTTATTTACTGCTTTAATTGCCGGCGGAGAAAAAGCAATTAGACAAGCAATAGAAAATGTGGAGGATTGTGTAGAAGCAGGAGAAAATGATGCTAAACAGCATTTATCAGAAAAAGATTTTTTAATCGCTATTGCTGCAAGTGGTCAGACGCCTTATGTTATTGGAGGAATTAATCAAGCCAAAAAGCAGAATATTCCTACTGCTTGTATTGTGTGTAAAGAAAACACGAAGATCAGCCAATTAGTTGATTATCCTATTGAACTAATTGTAGGAGAAGAAATTATTCAAGGCTCTACTCGTTTAAAGGCAGGAACAGCTCAGAAATTAGTATTAAATATGATATCCACTATTTCCATGATTAAAAACGGGAAAGTGCATGACAATTATATGGTTGACGTTCAAGCAACGAATCAAAAATTAAGAAATAGAGCTATTTCTATCACCCAAGAAATTGCGGACGTTGATGAGGAGGAAGCAAGAAGGGCTTTACAAAATTGCGATTTTAACTTAAAGGCAGCTATTCTTACTAGTATGTTTCAAATGAAATCGGACGAGGCCTGTTATATATTAGAGAATAATAACAACCATTTACGTCAAGCGATAGATACTATAAAAAGTGAAAGGAAATAA
- a CDS encoding TIGR02677 family protein, whose product MMQTFKKVIEASYLTAEKAWSYRAILRYFYIQHERMREFLFPEEILAHLKGSSDFKDYTEEQLHQDLEQLVRWNNLLARQEMGRAHTIEEFKKKRFRYQCTPYTVEFERMLSEMEKGGDVFGGSLEKKEFERLYQTLVDMEKALQQPALPQADDCSQLWNDIFTYFRSITKNTSDYIAHINSEQAEERMHTEAFLVFKDQFTSYLRDFIVGLQHTAQKIQQLLRSIDMEKLRPFIQQVIVHQQHVPRFEEVMDDTALMEDMEGKWQTLTVWFLGDAYRESELDSLQTRTNEQIRRITRVVQRLGERHHYFRSRKKDYLHLANWFASMENVDEAHELSAVAFGVLHTRHLFSDHIPSEDIYTDTWQEQPIKHETNPRIRNYREKTKAGAIINQREAKETVRKQYLQEKLAEQNTIEKYIEGNTITIENLPIIETNVRKMLLSWIGKAMAKQDRTFKTEHGRVVKVHLTPERRVPLRAEDGTMEMPAVTFEFLDEVSNHGA is encoded by the coding sequence ATGATGCAAACTTTTAAAAAGGTCATTGAAGCAAGTTATTTAACAGCTGAAAAAGCTTGGAGTTATCGAGCTATTCTGCGTTATTTTTATATACAGCATGAACGGATGCGGGAGTTTCTATTTCCTGAAGAAATATTGGCGCACCTTAAAGGATCATCTGATTTTAAAGATTATACGGAAGAGCAGCTACATCAGGATTTGGAGCAGTTGGTTAGATGGAATAACTTGTTGGCTCGTCAAGAAATGGGCAGAGCACATACGATTGAAGAGTTTAAGAAGAAACGCTTTCGTTATCAATGTACACCTTACACCGTTGAATTTGAACGAATGCTATCTGAAATGGAAAAAGGCGGCGACGTTTTTGGTGGATCACTAGAGAAAAAAGAATTTGAACGGTTATATCAAACATTAGTTGACATGGAAAAGGCACTTCAACAACCTGCTTTGCCTCAAGCCGATGACTGCTCTCAATTATGGAATGATATTTTTACTTACTTTCGATCGATTACGAAAAACACGTCTGATTATATTGCCCATATTAACAGTGAACAGGCAGAAGAAAGGATGCATACAGAAGCTTTTCTTGTATTTAAAGATCAATTCACATCGTATTTGCGAGATTTTATTGTTGGTTTGCAGCATACAGCACAAAAAATTCAACAATTACTTCGCTCCATTGATATGGAGAAGCTACGACCATTTATCCAGCAGGTCATTGTTCATCAGCAACATGTTCCGAGATTTGAGGAGGTAATGGATGATACAGCACTAATGGAGGATATGGAGGGAAAATGGCAAACATTAACGGTTTGGTTTTTAGGAGATGCTTATCGCGAAAGCGAATTGGACAGCTTGCAAACACGAACCAATGAACAAATCCGCCGCATTACTCGCGTAGTTCAACGGTTAGGAGAGCGACATCATTATTTCCGTAGTCGTAAAAAAGATTATTTACATTTAGCAAACTGGTTTGCTTCGATGGAAAACGTTGACGAAGCTCATGAATTATCTGCTGTAGCTTTTGGTGTATTGCATACCCGTCATTTATTTAGTGACCATATACCATCAGAGGATATTTATACAGATACTTGGCAAGAGCAACCAATAAAACATGAAACGAATCCACGAATCCGTAATTACCGTGAAAAAACCAAAGCAGGTGCAATTATCAATCAGCGGGAAGCGAAAGAAACTGTCCGAAAGCAATATTTACAAGAAAAGCTTGCTGAACAAAACACGATAGAAAAATATATAGAGGGAAATACCATCACGATTGAAAACCTACCAATTATTGAAACAAATGTAAGAAAAATGTTGCTCAGCTGGATTGGAAAAGCGATGGCTAAACAAGATCGAACCTTTAAAACCGAGCACGGAAGGGTTGTAAAAGTCCATCTGACTCCCGAGCGACGAGTTCCATTGCGAGCAGAAGATGGAACGATGGAAATGCCAGCAGTGACATTTGAGTT
- a CDS encoding dipeptidase: protein MKDIPIFDGHNDTILKLHQSQDSDMVFFNENAFGHIDFPRAKKGKLGGGFFAAFTPNENYHVEPEKHLTKTGYDMPLPPPINQQYALNYTNALAAILFKLETASSGALKVVKSKAELTDCLKQQILAAIFHIEGAEAIDTDFHALHVFYQAGLRSLGIVWSRPNQYGEGVPFRYPSTPNIGGGLTDAGKRLVKECNQLGIMIDTTHLNEKGFWDVVHLSDAPIVATHSNVHAICPISRNLTDEQLQAVKDSDGVVGINYAINMLRADGQFDTNIPLDTIVEHISYIADNYGVDHVALGSDFDGTRVPDSLKDVTGLPRLVDRLKAAGFTEKETRKIAYENWVRVLGRTWKD, encoded by the coding sequence ATGAAGGATATTCCTATATTTGATGGGCATAACGATACGATATTAAAATTACATCAGTCTCAAGACAGTGACATGGTATTTTTTAATGAAAACGCCTTTGGGCATATTGATTTTCCACGTGCCAAAAAAGGCAAGCTTGGTGGAGGTTTTTTTGCCGCTTTTACACCAAATGAAAACTATCACGTAGAACCCGAAAAACATTTGACGAAAACAGGGTACGATATGCCGCTACCGCCTCCAATTAATCAGCAATATGCATTGAATTATACAAATGCTCTTGCCGCAATTCTATTCAAACTTGAAACAGCCTCTAGCGGAGCGTTAAAAGTAGTGAAAAGCAAAGCAGAATTGACTGATTGTTTAAAACAACAAATATTGGCTGCCATTTTCCATATCGAAGGTGCTGAAGCAATCGACACCGATTTCCATGCGCTTCATGTGTTTTACCAAGCTGGTTTACGTTCACTAGGCATCGTATGGAGCAGACCCAACCAATACGGAGAAGGTGTTCCTTTCCGCTACCCTTCCACTCCGAATATTGGTGGCGGTTTAACCGATGCTGGGAAGCGTTTAGTCAAAGAATGTAATCAGCTGGGAATTATGATAGATACAACACACTTAAATGAAAAAGGATTCTGGGATGTTGTTCACTTAAGTGACGCTCCGATTGTTGCCACACACTCAAACGTTCACGCTATCTGCCCGATTTCACGTAATCTAACAGATGAACAGCTTCAAGCAGTTAAAGATAGTGATGGAGTAGTGGGCATTAATTATGCCATAAATATGCTACGAGCAGATGGGCAGTTTGATACGAACATCCCACTTGATACAATCGTAGAACATATTTCTTATATAGCCGACAATTACGGAGTCGATCACGTCGCACTAGGATCCGATTTTGACGGTACAAGAGTACCCGACAGCCTGAAAGATGTTACAGGCTTACCACGATTGGTAGATCGCTTAAAGGCTGCCGGTTTTACAGAAAAAGAAACGAGGAAAATAGCCTACGAAAATTGGGTGCGTGTGTTGGGGAGAACGTGGAAGGATTAA
- a CDS encoding carbohydrate ABC transporter permease — MQSFIKKVFLYLLLSVVTLFMIGPFLWLLATALKSGSENIFQYPPKLLPENPTLTNFGKVMDTFPFWRYLWNSVIVATLTVVLNVLFCSLAAYPLARMRFKGRNTIFILIITTMMIPFQLLMIPVYIISLKLGLQNTYLGMVLPHVTTAFGVFLMRQAFSTLPVELDESARMDGANSFQIWLRVLIPLVKPSIVTLTIFTFVSAWGDFLWPLIIVNDQNMFTLPLGLNMLSGTFTSDWRLIAAGAIISMIPILVIFLSLQRFFIGGAMKGAVKG; from the coding sequence ATGCAAAGCTTTATAAAAAAAGTGTTTTTATATCTCTTATTGAGCGTGGTTACATTATTTATGATTGGCCCATTTCTATGGCTATTAGCAACTGCATTAAAATCGGGAAGTGAGAATATCTTTCAATACCCTCCAAAGCTACTTCCTGAAAATCCTACTTTAACTAACTTTGGTAAAGTAATGGATACATTTCCGTTTTGGAGATATTTATGGAACAGTGTAATTGTTGCAACACTTACAGTAGTATTAAACGTTTTATTTTGTTCACTTGCTGCGTATCCATTGGCAAGGATGAGGTTCAAAGGTAGAAATACAATATTTATATTAATTATCACTACAATGATGATACCTTTTCAGCTATTAATGATACCTGTGTATATTATTTCATTAAAGTTAGGGTTACAGAATACGTATTTAGGTATGGTATTACCTCACGTTACGACAGCGTTCGGCGTGTTTTTGATGAGGCAGGCTTTTAGTACCTTACCTGTTGAACTAGATGAGTCTGCTAGAATGGACGGTGCTAATAGCTTTCAAATATGGTTACGCGTATTAATACCGCTTGTAAAACCGTCTATTGTAACATTGACAATCTTTACTTTCGTATCAGCCTGGGGAGATTTTTTATGGCCATTGATTATTGTAAATGACCAAAATATGTTTACTTTACCACTTGGACTAAATATGCTTTCTGGTACATTTACATCTGATTGGAGACTGATTGCTGCTGGTGCAATTATATCAATGATCCCTATCTTAGTAATTTTCCTTTCATTACAACGCTTTTTCATAGGTGGAGCAATGAAAGGTGCAGTTAAGGGGTGA
- the nagZ gene encoding beta-N-acetylhexosaminidase: MAIKIIFDILRFSERGYNILEVTMKNLSAWSLDEKIGQLLMVGFNGTHLSSEIIELISEKKIGSVILFSRNIRSEGQIKSLTSAIQNIAQDSCHYHPILIATDQENGVVSRLQHLTPLPGNMALGAVNDLNITRKVSLATANALRQVGINMNLAPVLDVNNNPSNPVIGTRSFGENSNHVAKHGIAFLKGHQAEKVYVSAKHFPGHGNTSTDSHIELPVVSNSLEELKQIELRPFMEVIKNNVDSIMVNHVHYSSLDDSVTPASLSKNIVYRLLRNELGFEGVILTDCLEMNAISESVGVGGGAVKALQAGADMIMVSHTYEAQLEAISSIKQAVQKGTITIEQINRSVNRIFRLKSKYSDIKTTIKINNEELSRLSYSKAISVVHHSGILPIKENEKISVIWVSDNSYTKAEDNQVKQLSVKAFNKNDIFCEHVVENTTPVKELEQVTNEAIKSEYILLLFNANAVSDSIQSMVNIFLQKNRKLIVFALRSPYILSDFSSQVTKLAVYDFNQNAIQAALNIVAGKTKPTGVTPVTIK, translated from the coding sequence TTGGCTATTAAAATAATATTTGATATACTTAGATTTAGTGAAAGGGGTTACAACATTTTGGAGGTTACTATGAAAAATCTATCTGCATGGTCTTTAGACGAAAAAATTGGTCAGTTGTTAATGGTAGGTTTTAATGGAACTCATCTTTCAAGCGAAATTATCGAATTAATTTCTGAAAAGAAAATAGGTTCTGTTATCCTGTTTTCCCGAAATATTAGATCAGAAGGGCAAATAAAAAGTTTAACAAGTGCGATTCAAAACATAGCACAAGATAGTTGTCATTATCACCCAATTCTTATTGCTACTGATCAAGAGAATGGGGTTGTGAGCAGACTACAGCATTTAACACCACTTCCTGGAAATATGGCATTGGGAGCTGTAAATGATCTTAATATTACTAGGAAAGTAAGTCTAGCTACAGCAAATGCTTTAAGACAAGTAGGTATTAATATGAATTTAGCGCCGGTTTTAGACGTTAATAATAATCCCTCTAACCCTGTTATAGGAACTCGCTCGTTTGGGGAAAACAGTAATCATGTTGCAAAGCATGGTATTGCATTTTTGAAAGGTCATCAGGCAGAGAAGGTCTATGTTAGTGCTAAACATTTTCCTGGTCATGGGAATACCTCAACGGATTCTCATATAGAATTACCAGTAGTATCTAACTCACTAGAGGAATTAAAACAAATAGAATTAAGACCTTTTATGGAAGTAATAAAGAATAATGTGGATAGCATTATGGTAAATCATGTCCATTATAGTTCGCTAGATGACTCGGTAACTCCAGCTTCCCTATCAAAAAATATTGTGTATAGGTTGCTAAGAAATGAATTAGGTTTTGAAGGAGTAATATTAACAGATTGCTTAGAAATGAATGCAATATCAGAAAGTGTAGGAGTGGGCGGTGGAGCAGTTAAAGCTTTACAAGCAGGGGCTGATATGATTATGGTTTCTCATACATATGAAGCACAGCTAGAAGCAATATCAAGTATTAAACAGGCTGTACAAAAGGGAACTATTACTATTGAACAGATTAATCGATCAGTAAATAGGATTTTTAGATTAAAAAGTAAATACTCTGATATTAAAACTACTATTAAAATAAACAATGAAGAATTATCTCGGCTCTCTTACAGTAAAGCAATTAGTGTAGTCCATCACTCTGGTATATTACCGATTAAGGAGAATGAGAAGATTAGTGTTATTTGGGTGAGTGACAACAGTTATACAAAGGCAGAGGATAACCAGGTGAAGCAGTTATCTGTTAAAGCGTTTAATAAAAATGATATTTTTTGCGAACATGTTGTAGAAAATACTACCCCAGTGAAGGAATTAGAACAGGTGACAAATGAAGCGATAAAAAGTGAATACATTCTATTATTATTTAATGCTAATGCAGTATCGGATTCAATTCAAAGCATGGTGAATATTTTTTTACAAAAAAATAGAAAGCTAATTGTTTTTGCTTTAAGAAGTCCTTATATATTATCTGATTTTTCTTCACAGGTAACTAAATTAGCGGTTTACGACTTTAACCAAAATGCAATTCAGGCTGCTTTAAATATAGTAGCAGGAAAGACTAAACCAACCGGGGTAACCCCTGTTACTATAAAATAA
- a CDS encoding ABC transporter substrate-binding protein — translation MMRKKAKLISLLFIIAFVLIVSACGKEETKEDGNKQNDDSKEEITLEFWTMQLKPTFTDYIEGVIADFEKENPNIKIDWLDVPAADLDKKILSAVSTDSAPDVVNLNPTFASQLAQLDALVNMEEAVADEDKDKYVKGAWEANRIKDITFAIPWYLSTEVTLNNKQIFEEAGLDIKNPPSTFEEAREASEIIKEKTGKYGYFPSLDLSLVLQHMVVNGAELTNEDGTKAAFNSKEGLEMFEYFTELYKEELIPKEALTGDQRETIDMYQAGQVAFFAGSQFISQIKENAPDIYKNTVPSEAITGNSGKKTMSVQNVVVPKQTKHEKAAVQFALFLTNAENQLEFSKLTPILPSSLEALEDPYFTEAPEGAEASDLVRITSAAQLEDAELLVPPMENYDELRQSMYDAISESMLGKLSPQEALDKAEQEWNEILSK, via the coding sequence ATGATGAGAAAAAAAGCTAAATTGATTTCGTTATTATTTATTATTGCATTCGTTCTTATTGTAAGTGCTTGTGGGAAAGAGGAGACGAAAGAAGACGGGAATAAGCAGAATGACGATTCTAAAGAAGAAATAACTTTAGAATTTTGGACCATGCAATTAAAACCGACTTTTACTGATTACATCGAAGGAGTTATAGCAGATTTTGAAAAAGAAAACCCAAATATAAAAATAGATTGGTTGGATGTTCCGGCTGCAGATTTAGATAAAAAAATTCTATCTGCTGTGAGTACTGATTCTGCACCAGACGTAGTTAACTTAAACCCAACATTTGCTTCACAATTAGCTCAGTTAGATGCTCTTGTTAACATGGAAGAAGCAGTGGCAGATGAAGATAAAGATAAATATGTAAAGGGAGCGTGGGAAGCAAATCGTATCAAAGATATAACATTTGCGATTCCTTGGTATTTATCTACAGAAGTGACTTTAAATAACAAGCAAATTTTTGAAGAAGCAGGTTTAGATATTAAAAACCCACCTTCAACCTTTGAAGAAGCGAGGGAAGCTTCTGAAATAATCAAAGAAAAAACTGGAAAATATGGGTACTTCCCATCACTTGATTTATCGTTAGTATTGCAACATATGGTAGTAAATGGTGCAGAATTAACGAATGAAGATGGAACGAAGGCAGCTTTTAACTCTAAAGAAGGATTGGAAATGTTTGAGTATTTTACAGAGTTATATAAAGAAGAATTAATACCTAAAGAAGCATTAACAGGCGATCAAAGAGAAACCATCGATATGTATCAAGCTGGGCAAGTAGCATTTTTTGCAGGATCACAATTTATATCACAAATTAAAGAAAATGCTCCAGATATTTATAAAAATACAGTACCATCAGAAGCAATAACAGGTAATTCAGGCAAAAAAACTATGAGTGTTCAAAATGTGGTGGTTCCAAAACAAACAAAGCATGAAAAAGCTGCAGTTCAATTTGCTTTGTTTTTAACGAATGCTGAAAATCAACTTGAATTTTCGAAGTTAACACCAATTTTACCATCTTCTCTGGAAGCATTAGAAGATCCGTATTTCACGGAGGCTCCTGAGGGCGCAGAAGCAAGTGATCTAGTTCGAATTACGTCTGCAGCTCAATTAGAAGATGCTGAATTGTTAGTGCCACCTATGGAAAATTATGATGAACTAAGACAGTCTATGTATGATGCAATATCAGAATCCATGCTAGGGAAATTAAGCCCTCAAGAGGCTTTAGATAAAGCAGAACAAGAATGGAATGAAATTTTAAGTAAATAG
- a CDS encoding N-acetylglucosamine kinase, giving the protein MKGNKGEMEYIIGIDGGGTKTHVVMVDIEGSTVVNFVTGPSNANVVSKRELQQTFTSIFHRIKEQSPVAFDNVACVYAGVAGSGSKKTKQQLANILSPLVPSNSKLYLEIDALNALYSGTFGDPGVVHISGTGSVAYGVNKDQQKDRVGGWGHLLGDEGSGYSIGRQGISAALKFQDGRGEKTMLLDMLYEHFRVTNARSLIDYIYFANDVKKTIAIVAEIVFRAYKLNDRIASQVMDNATDEIVDHIVTLYRKLFTEKEAVKVVLCGGIFKNEDVVLPMVKRKLEKYKHFQIILPSLPPVYGSVIGGMKQLGVPITSDMIKIMKETNN; this is encoded by the coding sequence GTGAAAGGAAATAAAGGGGAAATGGAATATATAATTGGAATTGATGGTGGGGGAACAAAAACACATGTAGTAATGGTTGACATAGAAGGTAGTACAGTGGTTAATTTTGTAACAGGTCCTTCCAATGCAAATGTAGTTTCTAAAAGGGAATTGCAACAAACGTTTACTTCAATATTCCATCGTATAAAAGAACAGTCACCTGTTGCATTTGATAATGTGGCATGTGTTTATGCAGGTGTTGCTGGATCAGGTAGTAAGAAGACGAAACAGCAGTTAGCAAATATTTTGTCACCATTAGTTCCTTCGAATAGTAAATTGTATTTGGAAATCGATGCGTTGAACGCGTTATATTCGGGTACCTTTGGTGATCCAGGTGTCGTTCATATATCAGGAACAGGTTCTGTAGCTTATGGAGTAAATAAGGATCAGCAAAAAGATCGAGTGGGGGGCTGGGGGCACTTGCTTGGAGATGAGGGAAGTGGATACAGTATAGGGAGACAAGGTATTTCTGCTGCTTTGAAATTTCAAGATGGCAGAGGCGAAAAAACAATGCTATTGGACATGCTTTATGAACATTTTCGAGTTACTAACGCCCGTTCTTTGATTGACTATATCTATTTTGCAAATGATGTAAAGAAAACGATTGCAATTGTAGCGGAAATCGTCTTTAGAGCTTATAAGCTTAATGATCGTATTGCAAGCCAAGTAATGGATAATGCTACGGATGAAATAGTAGATCACATCGTAACACTTTATCGGAAATTGTTTACAGAAAAAGAAGCAGTGAAAGTAGTTCTTTGTGGCGGGATTTTTAAGAATGAAGATGTAGTATTACCAATGGTAAAACGAAAATTGGAAAAGTATAAACATTTTCAAATTATATTACCTTCACTCCCACCAGTTTACGGTTCCGTAATTGGGGGGATGAAACAACTTGGTGTACCGATTACTTCTGATATGATCAAGATAATGAAGGAAACCAATAATTAA